A single Lacerta agilis isolate rLacAgi1 chromosome 10, rLacAgi1.pri, whole genome shotgun sequence DNA region contains:
- the CHADL gene encoding chondroadherin-like protein — MWTSVRLLLLSTLLTGKTVSERCPQICLCDSIKHQVMCLNKNLTKVPINIPQVTQRLDLRGNEIKVISAGTFLPIPYLTHMKLQRCKVESIEEGAFRGLGRLVYLNLASNNIAFIYQESLDGLSSLRQLILENNSIEEIKPGAFSQLGFLTFLNLARNSLVYLPDMVFQGLQLIKWINLSHNSLNVLANEAFGGLSTLRRLSLDHNELQFLPNEALSRLSGTAQLDLGHNPITYIGEEAIEMASLKQLFLDNMALQEVSHRAFVKSPLLHTLDLHNNQLSMLQSQTEMAHLKKIDLTGNPVFCTCEMRPFKEWAAKARIHVDVVCAGPAAVRGEHLESLRATDMKCRSHALGEELLPSLATVTRESEKDAVRCPQGCTCSPDSQHANCVRRNLQSIPKGFRSSTQLLDLRHNEFHSVPQDSFPGLRNLTSLHLQNCKIARLQPGAFQDLKNLIYLYLSNNNIDSVDADVFKGPAQLAYLYLDHNGFNQISKSSFTLLPNLFALHLQHNSIGQLDDNDLAGLEKLRWLYLTGNRITHMSPKALGHAKLLEKLHLDENHLQEVPTKSLRGLPTLSELKLSKNPIKYIGDGAFLPVARSLQHLYLDDMGLEQISSGAFTGLGPQIRSLYLEKNKVRSLPNLHGFTALEVINLSDVPFSCDCQLLPLRRWLDKLNLRVGATCGSPAEVRGQKVKLVTIFQSCPGWNTKKTKRTSSTKAKAKAKAGRSSSKNRQQQAGNIRVKKSKESRSRKSKLLKMRFSTNRGRKA; from the exons ATGTGGACCTCTGTGCGCCTTCTTCTGTTGTCAACCCTACTCACTGGAAAGACGGTTTCTGAACGCTGCCCACAAATCTGCCTCTGCGACAGCATCAAGCATCAAGTCATGTGCTTGAACAAGAACCTCACCAAGGTGCCCATTAACATCCCTCAG GTCACTCAAAGACTTGACCTCCGGGGTAATGAAATCAAAGTCATCTCTGCAGGAACTTTCTTGCCTATTCCATACCTGACCCACATGAAACTTCAGAGATGCAAGGTGGAAAGCATTGAGGAAGGGGCTTTCAGGGGATTAGGACGGCTTGTCTACCTCAATTTGGCTTCCAACAATATAGCATTCATCTATCAAGAGTCTCTAGATGGCCTCTCCTCCCTCCGGCAGCTTATCCTAGAAAATAATAGCATCGAGGAAATAAAGCCAGGGGCTTTTAGTCAACTGGGCTTCCTCACCTTTCTTAACCTGGCCAGAAACTCCTTGGTTTACCTACCAGATATGGTCTTCCAGGGACTTCAGTTGATCAAGTGGATTAATTTGTCCCATAACTCACTCAATGTGCTTGCCAACGAGGCCTTTGGTGGATTATCGACCCTTAGGAGGCTAAGCCTAGATCACAATGAACTTCAGTTCCTTCCTAACGAGGCGCTCTCTAGATTATCTGGCACAGCCCAGCTAGACCTTGGACACAATCCAATCACTTATATTGGTGAGGAGGCCATTGAGATGGCATCCCTGAAACAGCTCTTCTTGGACAACATGGCCCTTCAGGAGGTCTCACACAGAGCTTTTGTCAAGAGCCCCCTGCTGCACACTCTTGACCTGCATAACAACCAGCTGTCCATGTTGCAGTCACAGACAGAGATGGCCCACCTCAAAAAAATTGACCTAACAGGGAACCCTGTCTTTTGCACTTGTGAAATGCGCCCCTTCAAGGAGTGGGCTGCGAAAGCAAGAATACACGTTGATGTGGTATGTGCTGGTCCTGCTGCCGTTAGGGGAGAGCACCTGGAATCCCTGAGGGCAACAGATATGAAGTGCAGAAGTCATGCCTTGGGTGAGGAGCTGCTGCCTAGCCTGGCCacggtcaccagggaatcagagAAGGATGCTGTAAGATGCCCACAAGGATGTACTTGTTCACCAGATTCCCAGCATGCAAACTGTGTCAGGAGAAACCTCCAGAGTATTCCCAAAGGCTTTCGAAGCAGCACCCAACTTCTGGACTTGCGCCATAATGAGTTCCATTCAGTACCGCAAGACTCCTTCCCTGGTTTGAGAAACCTGACATCACTCCATCTGCAAAACTGCAAGATTGCAAGGCTGCAGCCTGGTGCTTTCCAGGACTTGAAAAACCTCATCTACCTTTACCTGTCTAACAACAACATAGATTCTGTAGATGCTGATGTTTTCAAAGGGCCTGCCCAGCTTGCATATCTCTACCTGGACCACAATGGATTCAACCAAATATCCAAAAGCTCCTTCACCCTCTTGCCGAACCTCTTTGCCCTCCACTTGCAACACAACTCCATCGGTCAGCTGGATGATAATGATCTGGCTGGGCTGGAGAAGCTACGCTGGTTATACTTAACAGGGAACCGCATCACTCACATGTCTCCCAAGGCTCTGGGACATGCCAAGCTGCTGGAGAAGCTGCATCTAGACGAGAATCATTTGCAGGAAGTGCCCACCAAGTCTCTCAGAGGGCTGCCCACGCTTAGTGAACTGAAGTTGTCCAAGAATCCCATAAAGTACATTGGGGATGGTGCCTTCCTGCCAGTAGCAAGATCTCTGCAGCACCTGTATTTGGATGATATGGGGCTAGAACAG ATTTCCTCTGGTGCCTTCACTGGCTTGGGCCCACAGATAAGAAGTCTGTATCTTGAGAAAAACAAAGTGCGCAGTTTGCCGAACTTACACGGCTTTACAGCTCTGGAGGTCATCAACCTGAGTGATGTTCCTTTCTCTTGTGACTGCCAACTTCTCCCACTACGCAG GTGGCTTGACAAGCTGAATCTTAGAGTTGGAGCCACCTGTGGCTCCCCAGCAGAGGTACGTGGCCAGAAGGTGAAGCTCGTAACTATCTTCCAAAGCTGTCCAGGCTGGAATACCAAGAAGACAAAACGAACCAGTTCAACTaaagccaaagccaaagccaagGCTGGAAGGAGCTCCAGTAAGAATAGGCAGCAGCAGGCTGGAAATATACGAGTCAAGAAAAGCAAGGaaagcagaagcaggaaaagcaAGTTGCTGAAAATGCGCTTCTCCACTAATAGGGGGAGAAAGGCTTGA
- the LOC117053685 gene encoding chondroadherin-like protein has protein sequence MAQRWCVAFTLSLLWIIGSPELLDRSQCPIGCSCSFTDWFIRCSNASLSSLPTGIPQATVELDLQFNQLDSLLAASFPDLPELTTLFLGSNQVRRIEVGTFLGVKNLYHLHLDNNLLEEIPERAFENLTNLVFLHLEHNRIAYLSPGAFSSLKRLSLLDLSHNLLTELSDQALGGLQQLRKLHLSANLIANLSARALPGNMRILYLDWNRLKSVPLAVRTSATLSSLYLSGNPIQELTSLSFGRKLSSLRQLFLENLCLENITSSTFKRLRRLEVLSLRNNSLESLSPLSSLKYLSTLYLTGNKWRCDCNLIWLRTWQKQVVRKDRSPVECSSPEALQGQQLANVELQKLTCPPFQTDSATTSSSVKAMPVISTLPSERLLPQAATTLPITVFTTSVTSRMFSIAGTTTQNHPTSRPTTHENHYILEKYDPCLSDHISSIHTRTKDHTALVVTWSFSGDHDQFEVRYKSSVDQHILRVIGRLTEIELHHLQPGTDYRVCIIPQNENLPECVAPTAQQCATGRTGAQVPAQRNLALGIGITIALLALMALALFAFYKWRIRPFQFQRYYDEDGLPSQCQGTAQSKLTTEPVYENIEEDNQHVYMTAASQWPQEKIDCTPVVPSRFSSTPAYASL, from the exons ATGGCTCAGCGCTGGTGTGTGGCCTTTACTCTGTCACTACTGTGGATCATTGGCAGCCCAGAGCTCCTGGACCGTTCCCAATGCCCCATCGGTTGCAGCTGCTCTTTCACAGACTGGTTTATTCGGTGCTCCAATGCCAGTCTCTCTTCTCTGCCCACTGGCATCCCACAAGCCACAGTGGAGCTTGATCTGCAGTTCAATCAGCTTGACAGCCTGCTGGCAGCCTCTTTCCCAGATTTGCCCGAGCTCACCACACTCTTCCTTGGGAGCAACCAAGTGCGCCGGATTGAAGTGGGAACCTTTCTCGGTGTGAAGAATTTATACCACCTCCACTTGGACAACAATCTCCTCGAAGAGATCCCAGAAAGGGCATTTGAAAACCTGACCAATCTAGTCTTTCTGCACCTGGAGCACAATCGGATTGCTTATCTTTCACCAG GTGCATTCTCCTCTTTGAAGCGACTGAGTCTCCTAGACTTGAGTCATAACCTGTTGACTGAACTTTCAGACCAGGCCCTTGGTGGTCTCCAGCAGCTACGCAAACTTCACCTCAGTGCTAACCTTATTGCCAACTTGTCAGCCAGAGCTCTCCCGGGCAACATGCGCATCCTCTACCTTGACTGGAACAGGCTGAAAAGTGTGCCACTTGCCGTCCGCACCTCTGCTACTCTCTCCAGCCTTTATCTTAGTGGCAACCCAATCCAGGAGCTGACATCtctctcctttgggaggaagcttAGCTCGCTGAGGCAGCTGTTCTTAGAAAACCTGTGCCTGGAGAACATTACCAGCTCAACGTTCAAACGGCTACGCAGACTCGAGGTCTTGAGCCTGAGGAACAATAGTTTGGAGTCGCTGTCACCTCTGTCGTCCCTGAAGTATCTCTCGACTTTGTATCTGACTGGGAACAAGTGGCGCTGTGACTGCAACTTAATCTGGCTTCGCACCTGGCAGAAGCAAGTAGTAAGAAAAGATCGCAGCCCAGTGGAATGCAGTTCCCCGGAAGCCCTTCAGGGACAACAACTGGCAAATGTAGAG TTACAGAAATTGACTTGTCCACCTTTTCAAACCGATTCAGCCACCACCAGCTCCTCTGTAAAAGCCATGCCTGTGATATCTACTCTACCCAGTGAACGACTTTTGCCACAAGCTGCTACGACCCTTCCGATCACTGTTTTCACTACTTCTGTTACCAGTAGGATGTTCTCTATCGCAGGAACAACTACACAAAATCATCCCACTTCAAGACCAACCACTCATGAGAACCATTACATACTGGAGAAATATGACCCTTGCCTCTCTGACCATATTAGTAGCATTCACACAAGAACAAAAGACCACACTGCCCTGGTGGTTACTTGGTCTTTCTCTGGAGATCATGACCAGTTTGAAGTGCGCTACAAGTCTTCTGTGGATCAGCACATACTGCGAGTGATTGGACGTTTAACCGAGATTGAGCTTCACCATCTGCAACCGGGGACTGATTACAGGGTTTGCATTATTCCCCAGAACGAGAACCTCCCGGAGTGTGTTGCTCCTACAGCCCAGCAATGTGCTACAGGGCGCACTGGAGCCCAAGTTCCAGCTCAGCGCAACTTAGCCCTGGGAATTGGCATCACCATCGCACTTTTAGCACTGATGGCCCTGGCTCTCTTTGCCTTCTACAAGTGGCGGATCCGACCCTTCCAGTTCCAGCGCTACTATGATGAAGACGGGCTGCCTTCCCAGTGCCAAGGCACTGCCCAGTCCAAGCTGACCACAGAGCCAGTCTATGAGAACATAGAAGAGGACAACCAGCATGTTTATATGACAGCTGCTAGCCAATGGCCTCAAGAGAAGATAGACTGCACTCCTGTTGTCCCATCCAGATTTTCATCCACACCAGCCTATGCAAGCCTCTGA